From a region of the Dickeya poaceiphila genome:
- the moaD gene encoding molybdopterin synthase sulfur carrier subunit: MITVLFFAQVRELTGIDRLSLPADYQDVASLRQALCERGDRWALALEDGKLLAAVNQSLVAMAHPLTDGDEVAFFPPVTGG; the protein is encoded by the coding sequence ATGATTACGGTGTTATTTTTCGCGCAGGTGCGTGAGCTAACCGGCATCGACCGATTATCACTGCCTGCCGACTATCAGGATGTGGCATCGCTGCGACAGGCGCTGTGTGAACGTGGCGACCGCTGGGCGCTGGCGCTGGAAGACGGCAAACTACTGGCGGCGGTCAATCAGTCGTTGGTGGCCATGGCGCATCCGTTGACGGATGGTGACGAAGTGGCGTTTTTCCCGCCGGTTACCGGAGGCTGA
- a CDS encoding gluconeogenesis factor YvcK family protein, with product MGNRTLAELGSVVALGGGHGLGRVMSSLSFLGSRLTGIVTTTDNGGSTGRIRRSEGGIAWGDTRNCLNQLITTPSVASAMFEYRFNGNGELSGHNLGNLMLKAMDHLSVRPLEAINLIRNLLNVDARLIPMSEQPVDLMAVDTQGNLVYGEVAVDQLATLPQDLMIYPTAPATQEALTAISEADLILIGPGSFLTSLLPPLLLADLAQSLRDAHAPVVYIGNLGGEQSQIATRLTLAQKLQLLERKIDGRIIDAMVVAPQTDTSGVNDRLIIRQPLGAQDVPHHHDRVLLCAALEQAVQALGLCPA from the coding sequence ATGGGTAATCGCACGTTGGCGGAGCTGGGTAGCGTGGTCGCACTGGGTGGCGGCCATGGACTGGGGCGCGTGATGTCATCGCTCTCCTTTCTCGGCTCGCGGCTGACCGGTATCGTCACCACCACCGACAATGGCGGTTCTACCGGACGCATTCGCCGCTCGGAAGGCGGCATTGCCTGGGGCGACACCCGTAACTGCCTTAATCAGTTGATCACCACCCCCAGCGTAGCGTCGGCCATGTTCGAATACCGCTTCAACGGTAACGGTGAGTTGTCGGGCCACAACCTTGGCAATTTGATGCTCAAAGCCATGGATCATCTCAGCGTGCGTCCGCTGGAAGCCATCAACCTGATACGCAATCTGCTTAACGTGGATGCACGGCTGATTCCGATGTCGGAACAGCCAGTGGACCTGATGGCGGTTGATACACAAGGTAATCTGGTCTATGGCGAAGTCGCGGTGGATCAACTGGCCACCCTGCCACAGGATCTGATGATCTACCCAACTGCGCCTGCGACACAGGAAGCCCTGACAGCCATTTCCGAAGCAGATTTGATACTGATCGGCCCCGGCAGTTTTCTCACCAGCCTGCTCCCCCCGTTGCTGCTTGCCGATCTGGCTCAATCGCTGCGCGATGCTCATGCGCCTGTGGTGTACATCGGTAATCTGGGCGGCGAGCAAAGCCAGATAGCCACTCGCCTGACACTGGCGCAGAAACTACAGCTTCTCGAAAGAAAAATTGACGGGCGTATCATTGACGCCATGGTCGTAGCCCCCCAAACGGACACCAGCGGCGTGAATGATCGCCTGATTATCCGCCAACCGCTGGGGGCACAGGACGTGCCGCATCACCATGATCGCGTATTATTGTGCGCAGCGCTGGAACAGGCGGTACAAGCGCTGGGGCTGTGTCCAGCTTAA
- the uvrB gene encoding excinuclease ABC subunit UvrB, with protein sequence MSKAFKLHSAFKPAGDQPEAIRRLKEGLEDGLAHQTLLGVTGSGKTFTIANVIADLNRPTMVLAPNKTLAAQLYGEMKAFFPENAVEYFVSYYDYYQPEAYVPSSDTFIEKDASVNEHIEQMRLSATKALLERRDVVVVASVSAIYGLGDPDLYLKMMLHLTQGMLIDQRAILRRLAELQYSRNDQAFGRGTFRVRGEVIDIFPAESEDIALRVELFDEEVERLSLFDPLTGHIVQTVPRYTIYPKTHYVTPRERILQAMEDIKVELAERRQVLLAGNKLLEEQRLSQRTTFDLEMMNELGYCSGIENYSRFLSGRGPGEPPPTLFDYLPADGLLVIDESHVTIPQLGGMYRGDRARKETLVEYGFRLPSALDNRPMKFEEFEALAPQTIYVSATPGNYELEKSGGEVIDQVVRPTGLLDPELEVRPVTTQVDDLLSEIRKRSAINERVLVTTLTKRMAEDLTEYLEEHGERVRYLHSDIDTVERVEIIRDLRLGEFDVLVGINLLREGLDMPEVSLVAILDADKEGFLRSERSLIQTIGRAARNLNGKAILYADRITPSMERAINETQRRREKQQAYNEQHGIVPQGLNKKIGDILQIGQPVNGKGKGRGKKAAEPTARYQQLSPKALDQKIRELESQMLAHAQNLEFEEAARLRDEIHALREQFIAAS encoded by the coding sequence ATGAGTAAAGCGTTCAAACTGCATTCTGCCTTCAAACCTGCCGGCGACCAGCCTGAAGCGATACGTCGTCTGAAAGAGGGGTTGGAGGATGGGCTGGCGCACCAGACGTTGCTGGGGGTAACAGGGTCCGGCAAGACCTTCACTATCGCCAACGTGATTGCCGACCTCAATCGCCCGACTATGGTGCTGGCGCCCAATAAAACGCTGGCGGCACAGTTGTATGGCGAGATGAAGGCGTTTTTCCCGGAGAATGCGGTGGAGTATTTCGTCTCTTACTACGACTACTACCAGCCTGAAGCCTACGTGCCGAGTTCTGATACCTTCATCGAGAAGGATGCGTCGGTTAACGAACATATCGAGCAGATGCGGTTGTCCGCCACTAAAGCGCTGCTGGAGCGGCGCGACGTAGTCGTGGTGGCGTCGGTCTCCGCCATTTACGGCCTGGGTGATCCGGATCTTTATCTTAAAATGATGCTGCACCTGACGCAGGGCATGTTGATTGACCAACGCGCGATTTTACGGCGACTGGCGGAATTGCAGTATTCCCGAAACGATCAGGCATTTGGACGCGGTACTTTCCGGGTTCGCGGTGAGGTCATCGATATTTTCCCGGCGGAATCTGAAGATATCGCCCTGCGGGTGGAATTGTTTGACGAAGAAGTGGAACGGTTGTCGCTGTTCGACCCGCTCACCGGTCACATTGTGCAGACGGTGCCGCGCTACACTATTTACCCCAAAACGCACTATGTGACGCCACGCGAACGTATCCTGCAGGCGATGGAAGACATCAAGGTCGAGCTGGCTGAGCGCCGTCAGGTACTGCTCGCCGGCAATAAATTGCTGGAAGAACAGCGGCTGTCGCAACGCACTACGTTTGATCTGGAGATGATGAATGAGCTGGGCTATTGCTCCGGCATTGAAAACTACTCACGCTTTTTGTCTGGCCGAGGACCGGGCGAGCCGCCGCCGACGCTGTTCGACTACCTGCCGGCTGACGGCCTGCTGGTGATCGACGAGTCCCACGTTACCATTCCGCAGTTGGGCGGGATGTACCGCGGTGACCGGGCGCGCAAGGAAACGCTGGTGGAGTATGGGTTTCGTCTGCCGTCGGCGCTGGATAACCGGCCAATGAAATTTGAAGAATTTGAAGCGCTGGCGCCGCAGACGATTTATGTCTCGGCGACGCCGGGCAATTATGAACTGGAGAAATCCGGCGGCGAAGTGATTGATCAGGTGGTGAGGCCGACCGGCCTGCTGGACCCGGAACTGGAAGTACGCCCGGTGACCACCCAGGTGGACGACTTGCTCTCAGAAATCCGCAAGCGTTCCGCCATCAACGAGCGTGTGCTGGTCACCACCCTGACCAAGCGCATGGCGGAAGACCTGACCGAATATCTGGAAGAGCACGGCGAGCGGGTACGCTACCTGCACTCGGATATCGATACCGTAGAGCGGGTGGAGATCATCCGTGATTTGCGGCTGGGCGAATTCGATGTGCTGGTGGGCATCAACCTGCTGCGTGAAGGGCTGGACATGCCGGAAGTGTCGCTGGTGGCAATTCTGGATGCGGATAAAGAAGGCTTCCTGCGCTCTGAACGGTCGCTGATTCAGACCATCGGTCGGGCGGCGCGTAACCTCAACGGTAAGGCGATTTTGTACGCCGACAGGATTACGCCGTCGATGGAGCGCGCCATCAATGAAACCCAACGTCGCCGGGAGAAGCAACAGGCATACAATGAACAACATGGCATTGTACCGCAGGGCCTGAACAAGAAGATTGGCGACATTTTGCAGATTGGTCAGCCTGTCAACGGTAAGGGCAAAGGGCGCGGCAAGAAAGCGGCGGAACCGACGGCCCGGTATCAGCAACTGTCGCCGAAAGCGCTGGACCAGAAAATCCGAGAACTGGAAAGCCAGATGCTGGCTCATGCACAGAATCTGGAGTTCGAAGAGGCCGCCCGTCTGCGCGACGAAATCCACGCGCTACGCGAGCAGTTTATTGCGGCATCCTGA
- the bioC gene encoding malonyl-ACP O-methyltransferase BioC — MTQADRGGVSHSHHKLAIAHAFGRAASQYDRFAALQRESGEHLMALIGDHSGRELLDAGCGTGYFSARWQACGKRVTALDLSTEMLAMARQRRAATHYLHGDIERLPLANGSVDISFSNMAMQWCDDFAAGVAEFYRVTRSGGVIAFCTLAQGTLAELDAAWRQLDGSRRINRFLSLEAIISVCGDYRAHISLAPITCYFPDVLSLMRSVKGVGATWLRDGREHNRLVRRQLSALAGHYCRHPQGYPLTYQRVFGVIYRD, encoded by the coding sequence ATGACGCAGGCTGACCGCGGTGGGGTATCGCATTCCCACCATAAACTGGCGATTGCCCACGCCTTTGGTCGGGCCGCCTCGCAATATGACCGCTTTGCCGCCTTGCAGCGTGAAAGCGGCGAACATCTGATGGCGCTGATTGGCGATCATAGTGGCAGAGAACTGCTGGATGCCGGTTGCGGCACCGGTTATTTCAGCGCTCGCTGGCAGGCGTGCGGCAAACGGGTGACGGCGCTGGATCTCTCGACGGAGATGCTGGCAATGGCGCGTCAGCGACGGGCGGCAACGCACTATCTTCATGGCGATATTGAGCGCCTGCCGTTGGCGAATGGCAGCGTAGATATCAGTTTCAGCAACATGGCGATGCAATGGTGTGATGATTTTGCCGCCGGAGTGGCCGAGTTTTATCGGGTCACCCGATCAGGGGGTGTGATTGCCTTCTGCACGCTGGCGCAGGGCACATTGGCTGAACTGGATGCCGCCTGGCGGCAACTGGACGGTTCCCGACGTATTAACCGTTTTCTGTCGCTGGAGGCGATTATTTCTGTTTGCGGTGATTACCGTGCTCATATCTCGCTGGCGCCAATAACCTGCTATTTCCCTGATGTACTGAGCCTGATGCGTTCGGTCAAAGGCGTTGGCGCCACCTGGCTGCGCGATGGGCGTGAGCACAACAGACTGGTTCGTCGGCAACTGAGCGCGTTGGCTGGGCATTACTGCCGTCATCCGCAAGGCTATCCCCTGACATATCAACGCGTTTTTGGAGTGATTTACCGTGACTGA
- the bioD gene encoding dethiobiotin synthase codes for MTERWFVTGTDTDVGKTVASVALLQAARRAGFHTAGYKPVASGCDVTPHGIRNSDALQLQANSTVTLPYEAVNPLAFLEPTSPHIVSAEEHRPIAFSTLSNGLRNLERQANWVLVEGAGGWFTPLCGRQTFADWVQEEALPVILVVGVKLGCINHAMLTAKAVQHAGLRLAGWIANVIQPPGRYHDAYLQTLRDGIPAPLLGEIPYLAMPFQQNTGDYLNITLLRR; via the coding sequence GTGACTGAACGTTGGTTTGTGACCGGGACCGATACTGATGTGGGCAAGACCGTCGCTAGCGTAGCGCTGTTGCAGGCTGCCCGCCGTGCTGGATTCCATACTGCCGGTTATAAACCGGTGGCGTCCGGCTGTGATGTGACTCCACACGGTATCCGTAATAGCGATGCGTTGCAGTTACAGGCCAACAGCACGGTGACATTGCCGTATGAAGCGGTGAACCCACTGGCTTTTCTGGAACCGACGTCACCTCATATCGTCAGTGCCGAGGAGCACCGGCCAATTGCGTTTTCAACCCTCAGTAACGGCCTGCGCAATCTGGAACGCCAGGCCAATTGGGTACTGGTGGAGGGCGCTGGCGGCTGGTTTACGCCGCTTTGCGGGCGGCAAACCTTCGCCGACTGGGTACAGGAAGAAGCGTTGCCGGTGATTCTGGTCGTCGGTGTCAAACTGGGGTGCATTAATCACGCCATGCTAACGGCAAAAGCAGTGCAGCACGCCGGTTTACGGCTGGCGGGATGGATAGCCAACGTAATTCAGCCGCCTGGCCGTTATCATGATGCCTATTTGCAGACGCTGCGAGATGGCATACCGGCCCCGCTACTGGGGGAAATCCCTTATCTGGCCATGCCGTTTCAGCAGAATACCGGTGATTACTTAAACATCACTTTACTAAGGCGTTAA
- the cydB gene encoding cytochrome d ubiquinol oxidase subunit II encodes MGIELSVIWFAIIIFATLMYIVMDGFDLGIGILFLFNRRISDRDVMVNTVAPVWDGNETWLVLGGAGLFGAFPLAYAVIVDALTIPLTLMLVGLIFRGVAFEFRFKATPSHRPFWDHAFMWGSLVATFFQGVTVGAVLNGFEVTERHFSGPALGWLTPFSLFCGIGLVVAYALLGCTWLIMKTGQTLHRRMSALAPSLVALLLVVIGVISVWTPLAHPAISQRWFSLPNLFWFLPVPILVVLCAAGIVRGVRRQAHYAPFLLTLGLIFLGFTGLGISLWPMIIPPRLTLWDAAAPPQSQGFMLFGALLIIPVILGYTFWSYYVFRGKVRPEEGYH; translated from the coding sequence ATGGGCATCGAACTTTCTGTCATCTGGTTCGCCATCATCATCTTCGCCACGCTGATGTACATCGTGATGGACGGGTTTGATCTGGGCATCGGTATTCTGTTTCTCTTTAATCGGCGGATTAGCGACCGGGATGTGATGGTGAATACCGTCGCACCGGTATGGGATGGCAACGAAACCTGGCTGGTGCTGGGCGGTGCCGGTTTGTTTGGCGCATTTCCGCTGGCCTACGCGGTGATTGTGGATGCGCTGACCATCCCACTGACATTGATGCTGGTCGGGCTGATTTTTCGTGGTGTCGCCTTCGAGTTTCGTTTCAAGGCCACGCCATCGCATCGCCCGTTTTGGGATCATGCCTTCATGTGGGGGTCACTGGTTGCTACCTTCTTTCAGGGCGTCACCGTCGGTGCCGTACTCAACGGGTTTGAGGTGACTGAGCGCCATTTCTCTGGCCCGGCATTGGGCTGGCTGACGCCGTTTTCGCTGTTTTGCGGTATCGGATTGGTGGTGGCTTATGCGCTGTTGGGCTGTACCTGGCTTATCATGAAAACCGGCCAGACGCTGCATCGCCGTATGTCGGCGCTGGCTCCGTCACTGGTGGCGTTGTTGCTGGTGGTCATTGGCGTCATCAGCGTGTGGACGCCGCTGGCTCACCCCGCCATTTCTCAGCGCTGGTTCTCGCTGCCCAATCTGTTTTGGTTCCTGCCGGTTCCGATTCTGGTGGTGCTGTGTGCGGCAGGTATTGTGCGTGGCGTTCGCCGCCAGGCACATTACGCGCCTTTCCTGTTGACGCTGGGGCTTATCTTCCTGGGCTTTACCGGACTGGGTATCAGCCTGTGGCCGATGATCATTCCACCGCGATTGACCCTGTGGGACGCGGCTGCGCCACCGCAGAGCCAGGGATTTATGCTGTTCGGCGCATTGCTGATTATCCCGGTTATTTTGGGGTACACCTTCTGGAGTTACTACGTTTTCCGGGGAAAGGTACGGCCGGAGGAGGGATACCACTGA
- a CDS encoding cytochrome ubiquinol oxidase subunit I — translation MFGLDAFHLARIQFAFTVSFHIIFPAITIGLASFLAVLEGLWLKTQNRDYRDLYHFWSKIFAVNFGMGVVSGLVMAYQFGTNWSGFSQFAGSITGPLLTYEVLTAFFLEAGFLGVMLFGWQRVGPGLHFFATCMVALGTIISTFWILASNSWMQTPQGYEIHNGVVVPVDWLAVIFNPSFPYRLLHMATAAFLASAFFVGASAAWHLLRRNDTPAIRKMLSMALWMALIVAPIQALLGDMHGLNTLKYQPAKIAAIEGHWDNPPGEPTPLILIGLPDMAQETTHYALKVPYLGSLILTHSLDKQVPALKRFPKEERPNSPVVFWSFRIMVGLGMLMVLLGVIGLWLRWRQRLYQSRPFLWFTLLMGPSGLIAILAGWFTTEVGRQPWVVYGLQRTRDAVSAHGDLQMSISLLLFIAVYLSVFGVGYVYLARLIKKGPQPGDGDVVPDGGPGWAQTPARPLSAVQETLEEEK, via the coding sequence ATGTTCGGACTCGATGCATTTCATCTGGCAAGGATACAGTTTGCGTTCACGGTATCTTTCCATATTATTTTCCCCGCCATTACCATCGGGCTGGCCAGTTTTCTGGCGGTGCTGGAAGGGTTGTGGCTGAAAACCCAAAACCGCGACTACCGCGATCTCTACCATTTCTGGTCGAAAATCTTTGCCGTCAACTTTGGCATGGGCGTGGTCTCCGGTCTGGTAATGGCCTACCAGTTTGGCACCAACTGGAGCGGGTTTTCCCAGTTTGCCGGTAGTATCACCGGCCCATTGCTGACCTATGAAGTATTGACTGCCTTCTTTCTGGAGGCCGGTTTTCTTGGCGTGATGCTGTTTGGCTGGCAGCGGGTGGGACCAGGCTTGCACTTTTTCGCTACCTGCATGGTGGCGCTTGGCACGATTATTTCTACTTTCTGGATACTGGCTTCCAATAGTTGGATGCAGACCCCGCAAGGCTACGAGATTCATAATGGCGTCGTTGTGCCGGTAGACTGGCTGGCGGTTATCTTCAACCCGTCCTTTCCGTACCGGTTGCTGCACATGGCGACGGCAGCGTTTCTCGCCAGCGCCTTTTTTGTCGGTGCCTCCGCTGCCTGGCATTTGTTGCGTCGCAACGATACCCCGGCGATCCGCAAAATGCTGTCGATGGCACTGTGGATGGCGCTGATTGTCGCACCGATTCAGGCGTTGTTGGGGGATATGCATGGCCTGAATACGCTGAAATATCAGCCAGCCAAAATTGCCGCGATTGAAGGCCACTGGGATAACCCGCCGGGGGAACCCACGCCGCTGATTCTGATAGGTTTGCCGGATATGGCGCAGGAAACCACTCACTATGCGCTGAAAGTGCCTTATCTGGGCAGCCTGATTCTGACCCACAGTCTGGACAAGCAAGTTCCGGCATTGAAGCGTTTCCCCAAAGAGGAACGGCCCAACTCGCCGGTAGTGTTCTGGTCGTTCCGTATCATGGTCGGTCTGGGAATGCTGATGGTCCTGCTGGGTGTGATTGGCCTGTGGCTGCGCTGGCGTCAACGCTTGTATCAGTCGCGGCCATTTTTGTGGTTCACCCTGTTGATGGGACCGTCAGGGTTGATAGCCATTCTGGCGGGTTGGTTCACCACTGAAGTGGGTCGTCAGCCGTGGGTGGTTTACGGCCTGCAACGTACACGTGATGCGGTATCGGCACACGGCGACTTGCAGATGAGCATCAGCCTGTTGTTATTTATTGCCGTGTATCTGTCGGTATTTGGCGTGGGTTATGTCTATCTGGCGCGGCTGATTAAAAAAGGGCCGCAACCGGGAGACGGTGATGTTGTGCCCGACGGTGGACCGGGGTGGGCGCAGACACCGGCGAGGCCGCTGTCTGCGGTGCAGGAAACGCTGGAAGAGGAGAAATAA
- the moaC gene encoding cyclic pyranopterin monophosphate synthase MoaC, whose translation MAQLTHINAAGEAAMVDVSDKAETVREARAEAFVEMTPQTLSMIIEGRHHKGDVFATARIAGIQAAKRTWELIPLCHPLLLSKVAVELEAQPEHNRVRIESLCRLTGKTGVEMEALTAASVAALTIYDMCKAVQKDMVIGPVRLLAKSGGKSGDFTAEAS comes from the coding sequence ATGGCACAACTGACCCACATTAATGCCGCCGGTGAAGCGGCTATGGTGGATGTTTCCGACAAGGCGGAAACGGTGCGTGAAGCGCGTGCCGAAGCCTTTGTGGAAATGACGCCGCAGACGCTGTCGATGATTATCGAAGGGCGACATCACAAGGGCGATGTGTTCGCCACTGCCCGTATCGCCGGTATTCAGGCTGCCAAGCGCACCTGGGAGCTTATTCCGCTATGTCATCCGTTGCTGTTGAGTAAAGTCGCCGTCGAGCTGGAGGCCCAGCCGGAACATAACCGGGTGCGCATTGAATCCCTGTGCCGACTGACCGGCAAAACCGGGGTGGAAATGGAAGCCTTGACTGCTGCCTCGGTAGCCGCGCTGACGATTTACGACATGTGCAAAGCGGTGCAGAAAGATATGGTGATAGGCCCAGTGCGGTTGCTGGCAAAAAGCGGCGGTAAATCCGGCGATTTTACGGCGGAGGCATCATGA
- the moaE gene encoding molybdopterin synthase catalytic subunit MoaE — protein sequence MDTRIRVGQEPFSVGDEYTWLAACDTDGSVVTFTGKVRNHNLGDHVSALTLEHYPGMTEKALAEIVDEARQRWPIQRASVIHRVGALYPGDEIVFVGVSAAHRQASFDAAQFIMDYLKTRAPFWKREATPDGDRWVDARDSDQQAAQRWS from the coding sequence ATGGACACGCGCATTCGGGTAGGACAAGAACCGTTCAGCGTAGGCGATGAGTACACCTGGCTGGCAGCCTGCGATACAGATGGCTCAGTGGTGACCTTCACCGGCAAAGTGCGTAATCACAATCTGGGTGATCACGTCAGCGCGCTGACACTGGAGCATTATCCGGGCATGACCGAAAAGGCGCTGGCAGAGATTGTCGATGAGGCACGGCAGCGCTGGCCGATTCAACGCGCAAGTGTTATTCATCGTGTTGGTGCGCTCTACCCCGGTGACGAGATCGTTTTTGTGGGCGTCAGCGCTGCCCACCGTCAGGCGTCGTTTGATGCAGCGCAATTCATTATGGATTACCTCAAAACGCGCGCGCCGTTCTGGAAGCGGGAAGCGACGCCGGATGGCGACCGCTGGGTTGATGCCCGCGACAGCGATCAACAGGCGGCGCAACGCTGGTCGTAA
- the moaB gene encoding molybdenum cofactor biosynthesis protein B: MSKVSSEFIPLPVAVMTISSRRTAADDTSGDYLREALQHDGHHLADSAIVSENLYHIRAQVSAWIARDDVQVVLINGGTGFTSGDLAPEAIRVLFDREIEGFGELFRMVSYEEIGTATIQSRAIAGLANQTAIFAMPGSTKACRTAWERIIREQLDARQKPCNLYPHLKK; this comes from the coding sequence ATGAGCAAGGTCAGCAGCGAATTTATTCCTTTGCCGGTGGCGGTGATGACCATATCGTCCCGTCGTACTGCCGCCGACGATACGTCTGGCGATTATCTGCGTGAAGCATTGCAGCATGATGGACATCATCTGGCGGACAGCGCGATTGTCAGTGAAAACCTGTATCACATCCGTGCACAGGTTTCCGCCTGGATAGCCCGTGACGATGTGCAGGTTGTCCTGATCAACGGCGGCACCGGCTTTACGTCAGGCGACCTGGCGCCGGAAGCTATTCGGGTACTGTTTGACCGGGAAATCGAAGGATTTGGCGAACTGTTCCGCATGGTGTCATACGAAGAGATCGGCACCGCCACCATTCAGTCTCGCGCGATTGCCGGGCTGGCCAATCAGACGGCGATTTTCGCTATGCCGGGGTCAACCAAAGCCTGCCGTACTGCCTGGGAACGCATTATTCGTGAGCAACTGGATGCGCGCCAGAAACCCTGTAACCTCTATCCTCATTTGAAAAAGTAA
- a CDS encoding DUF2474 domain-containing protein codes for MSAGKKPPSLWQRLLWMVILWGASVLALGVVATVFRLLMTAAGLKTR; via the coding sequence ATGTCGGCGGGGAAAAAACCGCCATCGCTATGGCAGCGACTGTTATGGATGGTCATATTATGGGGAGCCAGTGTGCTCGCACTCGGTGTGGTCGCAACGGTATTTCGCTTGCTGATGACGGCAGCCGGGCTGAAAACCCGCTAG
- the moaA gene encoding GTP 3',8-cyclase MoaA produces MVSQLTDAFARKFYYLRLSITDVCNFRCTYCLPDGYQPHGATPHRFLSLSEIRRIGRAFAELGTEKVRLTGGEPSLRRDFVDIIAAIRENPAIRTLAVTTNGYRLARDVASWREAGLTALNVSVDSLDARQFHAITGQDKFRQVMDGIDAAFANGFQRVKVNTVLMRDVNDSSLHAFLEWIRTRPIQLRFIELMETGEGREMFRRHHVSGQVIRERLLQQGWQQQMRERSDGPAQVFSHPDYQGEVGLIMPYEKDFCQSCNRLRVSAIGNLHLCLFGEQGIPLRDLLTDDDQLDALKLRISGGLGSKRQSHFLHDGNSGITPNLSFIGG; encoded by the coding sequence ATGGTGAGTCAACTGACCGATGCGTTTGCGCGCAAGTTTTACTATTTGCGCCTGTCGATAACGGATGTCTGCAATTTCCGCTGTACTTATTGTCTGCCGGATGGCTATCAGCCCCATGGTGCGACCCCCCATCGCTTTCTGTCGTTAAGTGAAATCCGCCGTATTGGCCGGGCGTTTGCCGAACTGGGCACGGAAAAGGTGCGCCTGACCGGCGGCGAACCGTCCTTGCGCCGGGATTTTGTCGATATTATTGCCGCTATTCGTGAAAACCCGGCGATCCGTACGCTGGCCGTCACCACTAACGGTTACCGGCTGGCGCGGGATGTGGCGAGCTGGCGAGAGGCCGGGCTGACGGCGCTTAACGTCAGCGTCGATAGCCTGGATGCCCGTCAGTTTCATGCCATTACCGGGCAGGATAAATTTCGTCAGGTGATGGACGGCATCGATGCCGCGTTCGCTAACGGATTCCAGCGGGTGAAAGTCAATACGGTGCTGATGCGTGATGTTAACGACAGCAGCCTGCACGCCTTTCTTGAGTGGATTCGCACCCGGCCTATCCAATTGCGCTTTATTGAATTGATGGAAACCGGCGAAGGGCGGGAGATGTTCCGCCGTCACCATGTTTCCGGGCAGGTGATCCGCGAGCGTCTGTTGCAGCAAGGGTGGCAGCAGCAGATGCGGGAGCGCAGCGACGGCCCGGCTCAGGTGTTCTCGCACCCGGATTATCAGGGTGAGGTGGGGTTGATCATGCCGTATGAAAAAGACTTTTGTCAGAGCTGTAATCGGCTGCGGGTTTCGGCCATCGGCAATCTGCATCTATGTTTGTTTGGTGAGCAGGGTATTCCGCTGCGCGATTTGCTGACGGATGATGACCAACTGGACGCGCTGAAATTGCGTATTTCCGGCGGTCTTGGCAGCAAACGGCAGTCGCATTTTCTGCATGACGGCAACAGCGGCATTACCCCGAATCTTTCCTTTATCGGCGGCTGA